Proteins from one Besnoitia besnoiti strain Bb-Ger1 chromosome XIII, whole genome shotgun sequence genomic window:
- a CDS encoding hypothetical protein (encoded by transcript BESB_030750) produces MQNPSKRLPRESFVEVDNVGDRRGAPTGWRHSPETPAPSAAGAGRRVCFLPSFAQIQASSALGRIAGRVVPRPAAAAPPSRLPSDLFRASLVPGARPSSSPASRARPSASSLDCASPVPSARPASSRSSPARRFACGDGKSRGNARPTLFGGAEHSHLAAPSSSVAFCGADPPKEPSSIQWRALASPRTRVFQARAHHLRRRCLQNEEAQSPQGSSFLEKPISRMPPSTWRLRSRGRTLKPTPWLPAFSALFTFVVAFVCLLSSAPSASGGLPSPASAAKASWLLGASSPLFVSPLLFARADPPPRASPGASLPSAPVSEKRTCVPPYNYDEILEQLAEIQARCPSRVRVSDWGVTTGLSIFMRRFTCGKTGVCQLPLVEVGDAASLSAATPTLFFSGAVHGDERAGPTAAVELVRYLCERYGVDDEITYLVRHRRVLVMPFPNAVGFAWSFREEAGIDVNRDFPYQRQANQCFQSVAGRAINEIFRSYLIIGGITWHGGMRAVSYPWGSYNHAQQLSRDSWESRPSPDDAAFKSLARVLQRAGGRDAEKSDFYYPIGAISDLVYPVNGGMEDWAYGASFEASPDPISVCAPEAYELPAAQAPAAGSNPASLFSPFQVSDVSLAAAAEKYLVAPRGGDGRDRAASDGEGGERGQGADAERRPTASAPNKESGAARDPPPGSGARLGSSLRGAVETGDEETSRRDAEWGEGEGAQLSEQKRTEGDPNAPPVYSYPSARSVYGHSDVRSALFLVEMHDDKNPSHVSMGPRPVDRPDLLLPGESEDEKEDPVEFRRAVEKGERVRRSDKGDYLMIRNVRLALKFIEKAQPDLVFTSTPPLYQPPGAVSIFGFYPVGCNTLTSVQLEIRRGHCRDLLSLAPAPGVATRAAALRRAWHEADLLVRETGKNRPVACRQLGPWERVGSLDEDDDRPPAGVEWWGGGGNKDIELNQGTPEQKRNRVELQYKIPPEAVDGDYCGVLFATFDQDWKHQKHAEPRLPPQSHLARLRLEDKYVARSSEGPGVIVGHQTWLFPASMPALYPAVATPGYPFIVRGDNIEGFARLRLPLSAFYASAQAAPSQQRPDVAGSPSAPDSEPSSAFASTLEMFVNFGGISMRSGSACIRSQAFSNTREPQTLPSPSCVPTSASHSTDGDLLQRNLMQLLFPSAFAFSDSASGASRTLFGSKAAEDALLSAVLVGEVPTGSGALAAAERVQQETRVANFVRQKQERDGRSPFGGGLPRFKSAWLKNLAATRKQNAPTVAEFAVMDASHLRGRAHLPITALLGRALFVQWVPAAAAAERGAGDGAAKVGGERKAAETKEAVAPASGEDAVTSLASLARARSAWAVIGASLHTPSALYAIHEHLAPLPVERSGRPAASSPPFVARLACLFRQARAALAEAAKAQRETKREELPAAVDGGETGKLSDEQRPAEAKRDARRDVEDDSVLEDLIGHLQLTFAIEDDIGERRGKEDTEADEESDPRRPGASGRVMIQAELCETSMGVAPATPLHLRFHEDCCPPLTLYPSSTGLATDPAHPRLSAKKSHTWIGRLLGVAGSTGDKERQTVAPWPPRDNTIGSWELPESTAEFLSLNNCRCGPGTMVTLATVQNLPSSLHAPRSAMPAFPSNTFFLPPVDSVDPALGRVLTCALGLVPPVPGDAVSSSSGTVNDAEREGPPRGAAAFGGDEAGEPFSSAAFASRFVCGTSSQPSWRQWKAAGGGARVGAVAPHGSAPTMEESPPMDGNSRQHAAGKTEAQSGVKRPWDAFAVGASGAERTPEEEGNIVHFAAFVDAARDTTEEEDDTLSAQIYIAGVIAALGAFCIISPCVISAYTCLASRCIARDIELAPRHDGETDHLDQFHGPEAAGKEGGDDSEETKSSFFPHKSRLDRFGLLVNDFANASRRDAGGETQVKKAEGRAIFAKSNLFSSQIQGPGGDDDNFTSPSSSGLAGMSTVSRGISGASGTNGGYEPFFSITGEEYESDEETEGVFGQ; encoded by the exons ATGCAAAACCCTTCGAAGCGACTTCCGCGCGAATCGTTCGTCGAGGTGGACAACGTCGGCGACCGCAGAGGGGCACCGACAGGCTGGAGGCACTCTCCGGAGACtcctgcgccctccgccgccggtgcGGGACGGCGCGTTTGTTTCCTTCCCAGTTTCGCACAGATCCAAGCGTCGTCTGCCTTGGGCCGCATCGCAGGACGCGTGGTGCCTcgccccgccgctgccgctcccccctcgcggctgccgtctGATCTCTTTCGCGCCTCCCTGGTGCCTGGCGCTcgcccctcttcttcgcctgcgtcgcgagcgcggccttctgcctcTAGCCTGGACTGCGCCTCTCCggtgccttccgcgcgccccGCGTCGTCACGCTCCTCTCCGGCACGACGTTTcgcatgcggcgacggcaaaTCGCGCGGAAATGCGCGTCCGACTCTTTTCGGTGGAGCAGAGCACTCGCATCtggctgcgccttcgtcaAGTGTAGCCTTTTGCGGGGCCGACCCACCGAAGGAGCCCAGTTCCATCCAGTGGCGCGCCCTCGCatcgccgcggacgcgcgtctTTCAGGCACGTGCTCATCATCTGCGGCGAAGATGCCTACAGAATGAGGAGGCGCAAAGTCCGCAGGGCAGCAGTTTTCTGGAAAAGCCGATCTCTAGAATGCCTCCCTCGACTTGGCGGCTCCGCAGCAGGGGGAGAACCCTGAAGCCCACTCCTTGGCTTCCGGCTTTCTCTGCACTCTTTACTTTCGtggtcgccttcgtctgcctcttgtCGTCAGCTCCGTCTGCATCTGGAGGCCTTCCTTCGCCTGCCAGCGCCGCCAAGGCGTCGTGGCTCCTCGGGGCTTCGTCTCcactcttcgtctctcctctgctctttgcgcgcgccgacccgccgccgcgcgcgtcccctGGAGCCTCGCTTCCCTCTGCTCCCGTGAGCGAGAAACGCACATGCGTGCCCCCGTACAACTACGACGAGATTCTGGAGCAACTCGCAGAAATCCAGGCGCGCTGCccctctcgcgtgcgcgtctcggACTGGGGTGTCACGACGGGACTCTCCATTTTTATGCGCCG ATTCACGTGCGGCAAGACGGGTGTCTGCCAGCTGCCGCTCGTGGAGgtgggcgacgccgcctcgctctctgcggccaCGCCGACACTCTTCTTCAG cggcgccgtccacggcgacgagcgcgcaGGACCCACCGCGGCTGTGGAACTCGTGCGGTATTTGTGTGAGCGATACGGCGTCGATGACGAA aTCACGTACCTTGTCCGGCACCGCCGAGTCCTCGTGATGCCCTTCCCCAACGCAGTCGGCTTCGCGTGGAGCTttcgcgaggaagcaggcaTCGACGTGAACCGCGACTTTCCATATCAGCGCCAAGCCAACCAGTGCTTTCAGTCAGTCGCAGGAAG GGCCATCAACGAAATTTTCAGGTCCTATTTAATCATCGGCGGCATCACTTGGCACGGGGGCATGCGCGCGGTGTCTTATCCGTGGGGGTCCTACAACCACGCCCAGCAG CTGAGCCGCGACTCGTGGGAGAGTCGCCCATCtccagacgacgcagccttCAAGTCGCTCGCCCGTGTTCTGCAG cgcgcaggGGGTCGGGACGCAGAGAAATCGGACTTCTACTACCCGATCGGCGCGATTTCAGATCTCGTCTACCCCGTGAATGGGGGCATGGAGGACTGGGCATACGGCGCCTCGTTCGAGGCCTCGCCAGACCCGATCTCGGTCTGTGCGCCGGAAGCCTACGAGctcccggcggcgcaggcccctgcggcgggctCCAACCCGGCCTCGCTCTTTTCGCCCTTCCAGGTTTCAGacgtctccctcgctgccgcagctgagAAGTACCTCGTCGCAccgcggggcggcgacgggcgcgacagagcggcctccgacggcgagggcggggaaCGGGGGCAAGGagccgacgcggagcggcggccgacggcgagcgcaCCCAACAAAGAGTCGGGGGCGGCCCGAGATCCCCCTCCTGGCTCCGGGGCGCGGCTGGggagctctctgcgcggcgccgtggagacaggcgacgaggaaacGAGCCGTCGCGACGCCGAAtggggagaaggcgaaggcgcacagCTCTCCGAGCAAAAGCGGACGGAAGGTGATCCAAACGCACCTCCAGTCTACTCCTATCCGTCCGCGAGGAGCGTCTACGGTCACAGCGATGTGCGCTCGGCTCTCTTTTTGGTGGAAATGCACGACGACAAGAATCCGTCTCACGTCTCGATGG GCCCCCGACCCGTGGACCGACCAGATCTTCTCTTGCCTggggagagcgaagacgaaaaggaAGACCCCGTTGAGTTCCGAAGGGCAGTAGAGAAAGGCGAACGCGTGCGACGTAGCGACAAAGGCGATTACCTGATGATTCGCAATGTCCGCCTGGCTTTGAAGTTCATTGAAAAGGCACAGCCTGATCTCGTGTTCACCTCCACACCGCCGCTGTATCAGCCGCCAG GCGCCGTCTCGATCTTTGGCTTCTACCCGGTGGGCTGCAACACGCTCACCTCCGTGCAGCTCGAGATCCGCCGCGGCCACTGCCGAGACCTCCtttcgctcgcgcccgcgccgggggtcgcgacccgcgcggctgcgctgcggcgcgcgtggcACGAGGCGGACCTGCTGGTGCGTGAGACTGGGAAGAATCGGCCGGTGGCCTGTCGCCAGCTGGGCCCTTGGGAGCGCGTCGGCAgcctcgacgaggacgacgatcGCCCGCCGGCCGGCGTGGAGTggtggggcggcggcgggaacAAAGACATCGAGCTGAACCAAGGCACGCCCGAGCAGAAGCGGAATCGCGTCGAGCTCCAGTACAAGATCCCTCCAGAGGCAGTG GACGGAGACTACTGCGGCGTGCTTTTCGCGACGTTTGATCAG GACTGGAAGCACCAGAAGCACGCCGAGCCGAGACTGCCGCCGCAAAGTCACCTGGCTAGGCTTCGCTTGGAAGAC AAATACGTCGCGCGGTCTTCAGAGGGACCGGGCGTCATCGTCGGTCACCAGACTTG GCTCTTCCCGGCCTCGATGCCTGCTCTCTATCCGGCTGTGGCTACCCCGGGGTATCCTTTCATCGTTCGTGGTGACAACATCGAGGGgtttgcgcgtctgcgtttgCCTCTGAGTGCATTTTACGCTTCGGCTCaagccgcgccttcgcagcagcGTCCCGACGTCGCAGGCAGTCCCAGCGCGCCGGACTCTGAGCCGTCGTCCGCCTTTGCTTCGACTCTTGAGATGTTCGTCAACTTCGGGGGGATTTCAATGAGGAGCGGTTCCGCTTGCATCCGTTCACAGGCGTTCTCAAATACCCGAGAGCCGCAAACCCTCCCCTCGCCATCGTGCGTACCGACATCAGCCTCTCACTCAAC GGACGGCGACCTTCTGCAGCGCAACTTGATGCAGCTTCTCTTCCCCTCCGCGTTCGCGTTTTCTGACTCTGCGTCCGGGGCTTCGCGGACGCTGTTCGGCTCcaaggcggcggaagacgcgttGCTCTCGGCGGTGCTTGTAGGCGAGGTCCCAACGGGTTCGGGGGCGCTGGCCGCGGCTGAGCGAGTGcagcaggagacgcgcgtggCGAACTTTGTGCGGCAGAAGCAGGAGCGCGACGGGCGGAGCCCCTTCGGCGGAGGTCTCCCGCGCTTCAAGTCGGCGTGGCTCAAAAACCTCGCGGCAACGCGCAAGCAGAACGCGCCGACTGTCGCCGAGTTCGCGGTCATGGACGCCTCTCActtgcgcgggcgcgcccaCCTGCCCATCACCGCGCTCTTGggccgcgcgctcttcgTGCAATGGGtgcccgctgcggcggctgccgagcGCGGGGCGGGCGATGGAGCCGCGAAAGTCGGAGGAGAGCGCAAGGCAGCGGAGACCAAAGAAGCTGTGGCGCCCGCATCTGGCGAGGATGCCGTcacctctctcgcgtcgcttgcgcgcgcgaggtcgGCGTGGGCCGTCatcggcgcgtcgctccacACGCCGTCGGCCTTGTATGCCATTCACGAACActtggcgccgctgcccgtcgagcgcagcggccggcctgcggcgtcttccccGCCGTTCGTGGCAcggctcgcctgcctcttccgccAAGCccgggcggcgctggcggaggctgcgaaggcccagagagagacgaagcgcgaAGAACTGCCGGCCGCCGTGGACGGAGGGGAGACCGGGAAGCTCTCGGATGAGCAGAGACCcgcagaagcgaagcgcgaCGCCCGACGAGACGTGGAAGATGATTCGGTCCTAGAAGACTTGATAGGCCACCTGCAGCTGACCTTTGCGATTGAGGATGACATTGGAGAACGGCGCGGAAAGGAAGACACAGAAGCCGACGAAGAATCAGACCCGAGACGGCCGGGAGCAAGCGGCCGCGTCATGATTCAAGCCGAACTCTGCGAAACGTCCATGGGCGTCGCCCCCGCCACGCCGCTCCACCTGCGG TTCCACGAGGACTGTTGCCCTCCCTTGACGCTCTATCCCTCTTCGACGGGGCTCGCCACAGACCCCGCGCACCCGCGTCTGTCGGCAAAGAAGAGCCACACGTGGATcgggcgtctcctcggcgtggCGGGTTCAACCGGCgacaaagagagacagacagtcGCTCCATGGCCTCCGCGCGACAACACGATCGGCAGCTGGGAGCTGCCTGAGAGCACCGCGGAGTTCCTTTCCCTGAACAACTGCAGATGCGGACCGG GGACGATGGTCACCCTGGCTACAGTGCAGAATCTACCCTCCTCCCTGCACGCGCCCCGGTCCGCGATGCCGGCTTTCCCGTCTAACACCTTTTTCCTTCCTCCGGTGGACAGCGTAGATCCGGCGCTCGGACGGGTGCTCACCTGCGCCCTGGGGCTCGTGCCCCCCGTCCCTGGCGACGCAGTTTCCTCTTCCAGCGGGACTGTAAACGACGCGGAGCGTGAGGGCCCaccgagaggcgcggcggccttcgggGGGGATGAAGCCGGGGAGCCGTTCTCTTCAgctgccttcgcgtctcgcttcgTTTGCGGAACCTCGTCGCAGCCCAGTTGGCGCCAGTggaaggccgccggcggcggcgctcgggtCGGGGCGGTCGCGCCGCACGGCAGTGCGCCCACGATGGAAGAGAGTCCCCCGATGGACGGCAACAGCAGGCAGCATGCTGCAGGCAAGACAGAGGCCCAGAGCGGAGTGAAGCGCCCGTGGGATGCCTTCGCTGTTGGAGCCTCAGGGGCAGAACGCACgcctgaagaagagggcAATATTGTTCACTTTGCAGCTTTCGTCGATGCCGCGAGAGACACaacggaggaggaagacgacacTCTAAGCGCGCAGATATACATTGCGGGCGTTATTGCAGCAC TCGGCGCTTTCTGCATCATCTCGCCCTGCGTCATCTCCGCATATACGTGCCTGGCGTCGCGATGCATCGCGAGGGACATAGAGCTGGCGCCGCGTCATGATGGTGAAACGGATCACCTGGACCAGTTCCACGGTCCTGAGGCAGCTGGtaaagaaggcggcgacgattCGGAAGAAACCAAGAGCAGCTTCTTCCCTCACAAAAGCCGGCTAGATCGCTTTGGCCTGCTGGTGAACGACTTCGCGAACGCGAGTAGAAGGGATGCCGGGGGAGAGACACAGGTCAAGAAGGCAGAGGGTCGAGCTATCTTCGCGAAAAGCAACCTTTTTTCAAGCCAAATTCAAGgccccggcggcgacgacgacaaTTTcacttcgccgtcgtcctcaggGCTGGCTGGAATGTCGACCGTGTCACGGGGCATCTCAGGCGCCAGTGGAACGAATGGAGGCTACGAGCCTTTCTTTTCTATCACAGGAGAGGAATATGAGAGTGACGAGGAAACCGAAGGCGTCTTCGGGCAATGA